The proteins below come from a single Gammaproteobacteria bacterium genomic window:
- a CDS encoding nucleotidyltransferase domain-containing protein gives MTKKEPQATATKILANKYPKARAAFLAGSVVRGDHTETSDLDLVVIFDTLPQAYRESFVFGGWPVEAFVHDPQTLRYFFYEVDRPTGVPSLAMMVKEGLELLQCNELSVSLKQLADTVIDAGPPLWGEKERQTSRYVITDLVDDMRAPRSRDELIASAARLHPLLADHYLRSQQLWSARGKSIPRRLCSVSTDFAEIFGEAFRAIFEEGNATKVIRLCEDVLRPSGGRLFDGYIMHAPESWR, from the coding sequence ATGACGAAGAAAGAACCTCAAGCTACAGCAACCAAAATCCTTGCGAATAAATATCCGAAAGCCCGCGCAGCCTTTCTGGCCGGTTCCGTAGTCAGAGGGGATCACACAGAGACATCCGATCTCGATCTGGTCGTCATTTTCGACACGTTGCCGCAAGCCTATCGGGAATCGTTTGTCTTTGGCGGGTGGCCGGTCGAAGCTTTTGTGCACGACCCGCAAACGCTTCGCTACTTTTTCTACGAGGTGGATCGACCCACCGGGGTACCGTCGCTAGCAATGATGGTCAAGGAAGGGCTGGAACTTCTTCAATGTAACGAATTATCAGTGTCGCTGAAGCAACTAGCAGATACCGTTATTGATGCAGGACCACCGCTGTGGGGCGAAAAAGAGAGACAGACTTCCCGATACGTTATTACCGACCTAGTGGACGATATGCGCGCACCCCGTTCGCGAGACGAATTGATAGCGAGTGCGGCGAGACTTCATCCGTTGTTGGCGGACCACTACCTTCGATCCCAACAGTTGTGGTCCGCGCGAGGTAAATCGATTCCGCGCCGTTTATGTTCTGTTTCAACGGATTTTGCTGAGATCTTCGGCGAAGCGTTTCGGGCGATTTTTGAAGAAGGCAACGCGACAAAGGTTATTCGGCTTTGTGAGGACGTCCTGCGTCCGAGCGGCGGGCGGCTGTTTGATGGCTATATCATGCATGCCCCCGAGTCGTGGCGATAA
- a CDS encoding AsmA family protein, which produces MKKPLKVVAIVLGILVGLVLLAVVALMIFVDPNRYRDDIIQAVKTKTGRDLKIDGPLRLSFLPLGVGTEKLELANAKGFGPEPFARIDSANISVEIWPLLHKQVVVDTIRFDGLALHLERAADGRNNWQDLAAAKKTEQPAPTPTPSAPNAGAALAVFTINHFEVKNSEFTWRDRVSGSNYALRRVELTSGNLLGDAPAPLHLAFDLESGKPPVHKRVSLDARLHLNAETEVLDVPELKLALGDLRLNAALHGKDVLHAPALNGRIDIPMFALQPLLKELNLPYTPADPKALQRVGLAAQLESNPQSLTISDLKLTLDESHLTGKFALPKTPKPSYRFDLAIDTIDIDRYLPPASTTDGKTNNDKTENAKAVVIPLALLRDADADGQFRIQQLKAFGIRSQAITLKVAAKDGHIVLGPYSAKLYNGSYDGRTTIDAAGSTPHFGFDEKLTGVQLGPFLKDADLFQNFSGVADIKLVLSGQGLDAAAIKKTLAGSVAATIKDGTIEGIDIGKIEAKIKEIKDRPGGIAQGLLGSLSELSPVKSDKTPFSKLQASAVINSGIVDNKDLVIDGPHLHVTGSGNINLVNDSFDNYVLRVSDIPVIISGPLNAPKFRPDLSAIVKGQVQEKQEKVEKKLEKKLGDKLERWKQKLQQQQQQ; this is translated from the coding sequence TTGAAGAAACCACTCAAAGTCGTTGCGATCGTGCTCGGCATCCTCGTCGGCCTGGTGTTATTGGCAGTTGTGGCGTTGATGATTTTTGTCGACCCCAATCGTTACCGCGACGACATTATTCAGGCGGTTAAAACGAAAACCGGCCGCGATCTCAAGATCGACGGGCCGCTGCGGTTGTCGTTCTTGCCGCTTGGGGTGGGCACCGAGAAACTCGAGCTGGCGAATGCGAAGGGCTTCGGGCCGGAGCCGTTTGCGCGTATCGATAGTGCGAACATTTCCGTCGAGATCTGGCCACTGCTGCACAAGCAAGTCGTGGTCGACACGATTCGATTCGATGGGTTAGCGCTGCATCTCGAACGTGCCGCCGATGGCCGCAACAATTGGCAGGATTTGGCGGCGGCGAAGAAAACCGAACAACCGGCGCCGACACCCACGCCATCGGCGCCGAATGCCGGGGCGGCATTGGCGGTATTCACCATCAACCATTTCGAAGTGAAGAATTCAGAATTTACCTGGCGCGACCGCGTCAGTGGCAGTAACTATGCGTTACGCCGCGTCGAGCTCACGAGCGGGAACTTGCTCGGCGATGCGCCGGCACCGCTGCACTTGGCGTTCGATTTAGAAAGCGGCAAACCGCCGGTGCACAAGCGCGTGTCGCTCGATGCGCGGCTGCACCTCAATGCGGAAACCGAAGTGCTCGACGTTCCCGAGCTCAAGCTAGCGCTCGGCGACTTACGGCTGAACGCGGCGCTGCACGGCAAAGACGTGTTGCATGCGCCGGCGTTGAACGGCCGCATCGACATACCGATGTTCGCGCTGCAACCCCTATTAAAGGAATTGAACCTGCCGTATACCCCGGCCGATCCGAAAGCGTTGCAACGCGTCGGGCTGGCGGCGCAGCTCGAATCGAACCCGCAGTCGCTGACGATCTCCGACCTGAAGCTGACGCTCGACGAGAGCCACCTAACCGGCAAGTTCGCGTTACCGAAAACACCGAAGCCGAGTTACCGCTTCGATCTCGCAATCGATACGATCGACATCGATCGCTATCTACCGCCGGCGTCGACAACCGACGGCAAGACTAACAACGACAAAACCGAGAACGCCAAGGCGGTCGTCATTCCGCTGGCGTTGTTGCGCGATGCCGATGCCGACGGACAATTCCGCATCCAACAACTCAAAGCGTTCGGCATTCGCAGCCAAGCGATTACGCTGAAGGTGGCGGCGAAGGACGGCCATATCGTGCTCGGACCGTATTCGGCCAAGCTTTATAACGGCAGTTACGACGGCCGCACTACCATCGACGCCGCCGGCAGTACGCCGCATTTTGGTTTCGATGAAAAGCTGACCGGCGTTCAGCTCGGGCCGTTTCTCAAAGACGCCGACCTCTTCCAAAATTTCAGCGGCGTCGCCGACATCAAACTCGTGCTGTCCGGGCAAGGCTTGGACGCGGCGGCGATCAAGAAAACGTTGGCCGGCTCGGTCGCGGCGACCATTAAGGACGGCACTATCGAAGGTATCGATATCGGTAAGATCGAAGCGAAGATCAAAGAGATTAAAGACCGTCCGGGCGGAATCGCGCAGGGCTTATTGGGCTCGCTGTCCGAACTATCGCCGGTGAAGAGCGATAAAACGCCGTTTTCTAAGCTGCAGGCGAGCGCCGTGATCAACAGCGGCATCGTCGATAATAAAGATTTGGTTATCGACGGGCCGCACTTGCATGTCACCGGCAGTGGTAACATTAACTTGGTCAACGACAGCTTCGATAACTACGTGCTGCGTGTGAGCGACATCCCGGTCATCATCAGCGGACCGCTCAACGCCCCAAAATTCCGGCCGGACTTGAGCGCGATCGTTAAAGGTCAGGTTCAAGAAAAGCAGGAGAAGGTCGAGAAGAAGCTCGAAAAGAAACTCGGTGACAAGCTTGAACGCTGGAAACAGAAATTGCAGCAACAGCAACAACAATAA
- a CDS encoding SRPBCC family protein: protein MNAGNRNCSNSNNNNKHDGRWTLAVVVMLCGVPQARAAEILAIEVTHAAGRYHVHFDVRLAAPADKLRRHLTDYASYATHFQSIRESEILSRTPDNLRLRLQLHSCVLFFCRTVTQVKDITEQADGTISARIDPELSDFREATERWQITAEDGQTRLQYEAELEPTFYVPPLIGPWIIKHEIRETLKTGALKFEELAHD from the coding sequence TTGAACGCTGGAAACAGAAATTGCAGCAACAGCAACAACAATAATAAGCACGACGGCCGTTGGACATTAGCCGTTGTTGTCATGCTCTGCGGTGTTCCCCAAGCTCGCGCCGCCGAGATTCTCGCTATCGAAGTGACGCACGCGGCCGGTCGCTACCACGTGCACTTCGACGTACGACTCGCGGCGCCGGCGGATAAGCTCCGGCGCCATCTTACCGATTACGCCAGTTACGCCACGCACTTCCAGTCGATCCGCGAAAGCGAAATTCTCAGCCGCACACCGGACAACTTGCGGCTGCGCCTGCAACTACATTCGTGCGTGCTGTTCTTCTGCCGGACGGTGACGCAGGTCAAAGATATTACCGAGCAAGCAGACGGCACGATTAGCGCCCGCATCGATCCGGAGCTCAGTGACTTTCGCGAAGCGACCGAGCGCTGGCAAATCACCGCCGAAGATGGGCAAACGCGGTTGCAGTACGAAGCCGAGCTCGAACCGACGTTTTATGTGCCGCCGCTGATCGGCCCGTGGATAATTAAGCACGAGATTCGCGAGACGCTGAAGACCGGCGCGTTGAAATTCGAGGAACTGGCACATGACTGA
- the mutY gene encoding A/G-specific adenine glycosylase, whose protein sequence is MTEPRIGARVLRWYDRHGRKALPWKLSGDPYHVWLSEVMLQQTQVATVIPYFARFTARFPTITALADADANAVLHQWTGLGYYARARNLHRAAQTLVRLHGGEIPRDFEAVAELPGIGRSTAGAILSLAYDERHAILDGNVKRVLARYHAIDEPLRGTAVERRLWELAEYHTPRTRVADYTQAIMDLGATLCRRGQPQCDECPLQKGCAAYAGGDPAAYPRTAQRKSLKVRSVRMLLIHDTQGRVLLKRRPPAGIWGGLWGLPECAAANVRAWCREALGLDITPQPAWPVLRHTFSHFHLDIEPIPAKLLKTATRVVEDGETVWYNCRRPDERGLAAPVKRLLDEWKASPNFCEHT, encoded by the coding sequence ATGACTGAGCCGCGCATCGGTGCGCGCGTGCTTCGTTGGTATGACCGCCATGGACGCAAGGCGCTGCCGTGGAAACTGAGCGGCGATCCGTATCACGTTTGGTTATCGGAAGTCATGCTGCAGCAAACACAGGTCGCGACCGTCATCCCCTACTTCGCACGCTTCACCGCACGCTTCCCGACGATTACGGCGCTGGCCGACGCCGACGCCAATGCCGTGCTACATCAGTGGACCGGGCTCGGTTACTACGCGCGCGCGCGCAATCTGCATCGGGCGGCGCAAACCTTGGTACGTTTGCATGGCGGCGAAATTCCGCGCGACTTCGAAGCGGTGGCGGAGTTGCCCGGCATCGGCCGCTCGACCGCCGGCGCGATCTTGAGTCTCGCGTACGACGAACGACATGCGATTCTCGATGGCAACGTAAAGCGCGTGCTCGCCCGCTATCACGCGATCGACGAACCGCTGCGCGGCACGGCGGTCGAGCGGCGCTTGTGGGAGCTGGCGGAATATCACACACCGCGCACGCGCGTCGCCGATTACACGCAAGCGATCATGGACCTCGGCGCCACACTTTGTCGGCGCGGGCAACCGCAGTGCGACGAGTGTCCGTTGCAGAAGGGTTGCGCTGCCTATGCCGGCGGTGATCCGGCGGCGTATCCGCGCACGGCGCAACGCAAATCGCTGAAAGTGCGATCGGTGCGCATGCTGCTGATCCACGACACCCAGGGCCGCGTGTTGCTCAAGCGTCGGCCGCCGGCCGGTATCTGGGGCGGCTTGTGGGGGCTGCCGGAATGCGCCGCTGCGAATGTCCGCGCTTGGTGCCGCGAGGCGCTTGGCCTCGACATCACCCCGCAACCAGCCTGGCCGGTATTGCGCCACACGTTCAGCCATTTTCATCTCGACATTGAACCGATCCCAGCCAAGTTGCTCAAAACCGCGACCCGAGTCGTAGAGGACGGCGAAACAGTTTGGTATAACTGCCGGCGCCCGGACGAACGCGGCTTAGCCGCACCGGTGAAACGGTTGCTGGATGAATGGAAGGCGAGCCCGAATTTTTGCGAACACACCTAA
- a CDS encoding oxidative damage protection protein — protein sequence MARMVNCVKLGREAEGLDYPPYPGELGKRIWESVSKPAWQQWLNHQTMIMNEYRLNPLDPKARKLIEQEMEKFLFGAGATPPEGYVPPST from the coding sequence ATGGCCCGTATGGTGAACTGCGTAAAGCTCGGCCGCGAAGCGGAAGGGCTCGACTACCCGCCCTACCCCGGTGAGCTCGGCAAACGCATCTGGGAAAGCGTATCGAAGCCAGCGTGGCAGCAATGGCTCAACCACCAAACGATGATCATGAACGAATACCGCCTCAATCCGCTCGACCCGAAGGCACGCAAGCTCATCGAGCAAGAGATGGAAAAGTTTTTATTCGGCGCCGGCGCCACGCCACCCGAAGGTTACGTTCCGCCGTCGACCTAA
- the rraA gene encoding ribonuclease E activity regulator RraA: MPTTLATADLCDTHADRVRVATPMFKRYGGKTAFNGQIVTLKLFEDNSLVRTALSEPGRGKVLVIDGGGSLRCALVGDQLAELAVKNGWEGIVVYGCIRDSAAIDQMPLGVRALDTHPMKTEKKGVGEPNVAVTFAGVTFYAGEFVYVDADGIIVANTPLT; this comes from the coding sequence ATGCCCACTACGCTAGCCACCGCCGACCTCTGCGACACCCACGCCGACCGCGTACGCGTCGCCACGCCGATGTTCAAACGCTACGGCGGCAAAACCGCTTTTAACGGCCAGATCGTCACGCTCAAATTATTCGAAGACAACTCGCTGGTCCGCACCGCATTGTCCGAGCCGGGCCGCGGCAAAGTGCTGGTCATCGACGGCGGCGGTAGCCTGCGTTGCGCCCTGGTCGGCGACCAGCTCGCCGAGCTCGCCGTCAAAAACGGCTGGGAAGGCATCGTCGTTTACGGCTGCATCCGCGATTCCGCGGCGATCGATCAAATGCCGCTCGGCGTGCGCGCGCTCGACACGCATCCGATGAAGACCGAGAAGAAAGGCGTCGGCGAGCCCAATGTCGCTGTCACATTCGCCGGCGTCACGTTCTACGCCGGCGAATTCGTCTACGTCGACGCCGACGGCATCATCGTCGCCAACACCCCGCTGACCTAA
- a CDS encoding nucleotidyl transferase AbiEii/AbiGii toxin family protein, producing MSSARDGLARSVQVRLARHAKTIGVDPNLILTRYAVERFLYRLSRSQHADRFVLKGALLLLVWFGDTLRPTRDADLLGFGDLSDVALTKIFTDVCKVDVEQDAMTYLPDTVSIEPIRFEDAYGGHRVNLQAQLGAARLRIQVDVGIGDVVTPAPTWLEYPSLLDLPRPRLRAYTRETVIAEKLHAMVILGTRNSRMKDYFDLHTLARASALDSATLGEAIAATFQRRKTALPLDVPVGLSDEFGRDPTKQAQWKAFVGKNRLNVPALDEVVAEIRRFVAAPLQSARQKAEKA from the coding sequence ATGAGCAGCGCTCGCGACGGTCTTGCCCGCTCGGTGCAGGTGCGCCTCGCACGGCATGCGAAAACAATTGGTGTCGACCCGAACTTGATTCTCACCCGTTATGCTGTGGAACGCTTTCTCTATCGGCTCTCGCGTTCGCAACATGCCGATCGATTCGTTCTCAAGGGCGCGTTGCTCCTGTTGGTGTGGTTTGGGGACACTCTGCGTCCGACGCGCGACGCCGATCTGCTGGGTTTTGGCGATCTCTCGGATGTGGCCCTGACAAAAATCTTTACCGACGTGTGCAAGGTCGATGTCGAGCAGGACGCCATGACGTACCTCCCCGACACCGTTAGCATCGAGCCCATTCGATTTGAAGACGCCTACGGCGGACACCGAGTGAATCTACAGGCGCAACTCGGTGCAGCACGGTTGCGCATTCAGGTGGACGTCGGCATTGGTGATGTGGTGACGCCCGCTCCGACGTGGCTCGAATATCCGAGCTTGCTTGATTTGCCGCGGCCCCGGTTGCGTGCCTACACGCGCGAGACGGTGATCGCCGAGAAGCTTCACGCCATGGTGATCCTTGGTACCAGAAACAGCCGGATGAAAGACTACTTCGACCTGCACACTCTGGCGCGCGCGAGCGCATTGGATAGCGCGACGTTGGGCGAAGCGATTGCCGCGACATTTCAGCGACGTAAAACGGCGTTGCCGTTAGACGTGCCCGTTGGACTGAGTGACGAGTTCGGGCGCGACCCCACGAAACAAGCACAGTGGAAAGCGTTTGTTGGTAAGAATCGCCTCAATGTCCCGGCGCTGGATGAAGTGGTTGCAGAGATACGCCGTTTCGTGGCGGCGCCGTTGCAGTCGGCGCGACAAAAAGCCGAGAAGGCATGA
- a CDS encoding type IV toxin-antitoxin system AbiEi family antitoxin domain-containing protein, producing MPLVTHRAKTLKLARRRQGVTARELGAAGVHRQVLTRLVEVGELERVIRGVYRLPDHPLTEHHGLVMASAAVPHGVICLLSALQFHEIGTQIPSEVWIAIDRRARRPALKYPPLRIQRYSGAALSEGIESHRIEGRTVRVYNAAKTVADCFKYRNKIGIDVVLEALREAWRARRFTMDELNRYARICRVDRVMRPYLEALVA from the coding sequence ATGCCGCTAGTCACTCACCGCGCAAAAACGCTGAAACTCGCCCGCCGCCGCCAAGGGGTTACCGCGCGCGAGCTCGGGGCGGCGGGTGTACATCGCCAGGTGCTGACCCGGTTGGTCGAAGTGGGGGAGCTCGAGCGTGTTATTCGCGGCGTATACCGCCTGCCGGATCATCCGCTAACTGAACATCACGGTTTGGTGATGGCGAGCGCGGCGGTTCCGCATGGAGTGATCTGTTTGCTCTCCGCCCTACAGTTCCACGAGATTGGGACCCAGATTCCATCGGAGGTGTGGATTGCCATCGATCGGCGCGCGCGCCGCCCAGCGTTGAAATATCCGCCGCTGCGCATCCAGCGTTACTCGGGTGCGGCACTGAGCGAGGGTATCGAATCTCATCGCATCGAGGGGCGGACGGTTCGAGTTTACAACGCGGCTAAGACGGTCGCCGATTGCTTCAAGTATCGCAACAAGATCGGTATCGATGTGGTGCTGGAAGCGTTGCGTGAGGCTTGGCGTGCACGGCGTTTCACGATGGATGAGTTGAATCGTTATGCCCGCATCTGTCGTGTCGATCGGGTGATGCGGCCTTACCTCGAAGCGTTGGTTGCATGA
- a CDS encoding type IV toxin-antitoxin system AbiEi family antitoxin has translation MTSENSSKINQLLKKWSAGTVATLRWLEQQGVYQQLAHEYEKTSWLQRIGQGAYIKSADKVEWLGGLFALQEQLGLPIHVGGKTALQMQGYAHFLSLGKGATVSLFGLPNAKLPAWFKRYRWGVKLRYTTTSLFAGKPVVGLTTQDTGTFAIRVSTPERAMMEMLYAVPKEETYEEARLLMEGLTTLRPRLVQTLLERCASVKTKRLFMVLAESSGHAWVKKVDLSKVDFGAGKRMLVRGWRFDSKYNISVPETEPRR, from the coding sequence ATGACTAGTGAAAATAGCAGCAAAATAAACCAACTATTGAAAAAATGGTCCGCCGGGACCGTGGCTACGCTGCGCTGGTTAGAACAACAAGGCGTATACCAGCAACTTGCGCACGAGTACGAAAAGACCTCCTGGCTCCAACGGATAGGCCAGGGCGCTTACATAAAATCCGCCGACAAGGTCGAATGGCTCGGTGGCCTTTTTGCTCTGCAAGAACAACTGGGGCTACCCATACATGTGGGCGGCAAGACCGCCCTTCAAATGCAGGGCTACGCCCACTTCCTGTCGCTTGGCAAAGGTGCGACGGTTTCCTTGTTTGGTCTTCCCAATGCAAAACTGCCGGCCTGGTTCAAGCGATACCGCTGGGGCGTGAAACTGCGTTACACCACAACGAGTTTGTTTGCCGGTAAACCCGTCGTAGGCTTGACCACGCAAGACACAGGCACTTTTGCAATCCGCGTCTCGACACCGGAACGCGCCATGATGGAGATGTTGTACGCCGTGCCTAAGGAAGAAACGTACGAAGAGGCAAGGCTACTGATGGAAGGGCTCACGACACTACGTCCGCGTCTCGTTCAAACATTGCTCGAGCGTTGCGCTTCCGTTAAGACCAAACGCCTTTTCATGGTGCTCGCTGAAAGTTCTGGACACGCGTGGGTTAAGAAGGTTGATCTCTCCAAGGTGGATTTTGGTGCGGGCAAGCGCATGTTAGTTCGAGGTTGGCGATTCGACTCCAAATACAACATCTCCGTGCCGGAAACCGAACCTCGACGCTAG
- a CDS encoding diguanylate cyclase has product MDTPKSTPPTTITAAKPGDYAIRVLLVDDQAMIGEAIRRALADQPNIEFRYCANSADAVAAAEQMKPTVILQDLVMPGVDGLVLVQQYRANPATQETPIIVLSTKEEPAIKSEAFTLGANDYLIKIPDKVELIARVRYHSKAYSNLLQRDQAFQALAESQQRLMELNIELQRLSTVDGLTGLSNRRYFNEYVEREWKRSAREQHSLSILMIDVDDFKKYNDTYGHLAGDEVLKSVSTIVCQSAVRPADLAARFGGEEFVVVLPVTPMAGALHVGEKLCRGVEALKLPHSASTVGACVSISIGGASTVPQRGDVNFLRLIEVADQALYDAKRAGKNRVVVAEQGRAAT; this is encoded by the coding sequence ATGGATACCCCTAAATCAACGCCGCCTACCACGATAACGGCCGCTAAGCCCGGCGACTACGCCATTCGCGTGTTGCTGGTCGACGACCAAGCGATGATTGGCGAGGCGATTCGTCGCGCCTTGGCCGATCAGCCGAACATAGAATTCCGTTACTGTGCCAATTCCGCCGACGCCGTCGCCGCCGCCGAGCAAATGAAGCCCACCGTCATTTTGCAGGACTTGGTGATGCCGGGTGTGGATGGATTGGTGCTGGTTCAACAGTACCGCGCTAATCCGGCGACTCAGGAGACGCCGATCATCGTGCTCTCCACCAAAGAAGAGCCGGCGATAAAAAGCGAAGCATTCACGCTCGGCGCCAACGATTACCTGATCAAGATTCCCGACAAAGTCGAGCTGATCGCCCGCGTTCGCTATCACTCGAAGGCATACTCGAATTTGCTTCAGCGCGATCAAGCGTTTCAGGCGCTAGCCGAGAGCCAACAGCGGCTCATGGAACTCAACATCGAGCTGCAACGCTTGAGTACGGTCGACGGCCTTACCGGCTTAAGCAACCGCCGCTACTTCAATGAGTATGTCGAACGAGAATGGAAACGCTCCGCGCGCGAACAGCATTCACTGTCAATTCTCATGATCGACGTCGACGACTTCAAAAAGTACAACGACACCTACGGCCATCTCGCCGGCGACGAAGTATTAAAAAGCGTGAGTACCATTGTGTGTCAGAGCGCCGTGCGGCCGGCCGACTTGGCCGCGCGTTTCGGTGGTGAGGAGTTTGTGGTCGTTTTACCCGTGACGCCAATGGCCGGCGCACTCCATGTCGGTGAAAAACTTTGCCGCGGCGTGGAGGCCCTCAAGCTTCCGCATTCTGCGTCGACGGTGGGCGCTTGTGTCAGCATCAGCATCGGCGGCGCCTCGACAGTTCCGCAGCGCGGCGATGTTAATTTTCTACGTTTGATTGAAGTTGCTGATCAGGCGTTGTACGACGCCAAGAGAGCTGGCAAGAACCGGGTGGTCGTGGCTGAGCAGGGACGGGCAGCCACTTAA
- a CDS encoding chemotaxis response regulator protein-glutamate methylesterase, whose translation MKIGIVNDMALALHALKAAVALRPAHQVIWTAANGAEAVERCAAETPDLVLMDLIMPVMDGVEATRRIMAESPCAIVVVTASVNAHASRVFEAMGYGALDAVDTPALGLSDPSAGAAPLLKKIDTIGKLIGDKPSARRPTNESGVAPAARQDRLIAIGASAGGPAALATVLRGLPADFAAAIVIIQHVDEQFAAGMAQWLAAQCALPVRLAQEGERPVVGTALLAGTSDHLRLVTVDRLGYTSEPADYGYRPSVDVFFHSVSQRWQGEAVGVLLTGMGQDGASGLKAMRDKGCYTIAQDQTTSAVYGMPKAAAKLNAAVDILPVERIAPTLMEVLARKA comes from the coding sequence ATGAAGATCGGCATCGTCAACGACATGGCGCTCGCGCTGCACGCGTTGAAAGCGGCGGTGGCGTTGCGACCGGCGCATCAAGTCATTTGGACCGCGGCCAATGGTGCCGAGGCGGTTGAGCGCTGCGCCGCTGAGACGCCCGATCTGGTGTTGATGGATCTCATCATGCCGGTGATGGATGGTGTCGAGGCGACGCGCCGAATCATGGCGGAGTCGCCGTGCGCCATTGTCGTGGTAACCGCCAGCGTCAACGCCCATGCCAGCAGAGTATTCGAGGCGATGGGTTATGGGGCGCTCGATGCGGTTGATACACCCGCGTTGGGGTTGAGCGATCCGAGTGCCGGCGCCGCGCCGCTGCTAAAAAAAATCGACACCATCGGCAAACTCATCGGCGATAAACCCAGCGCGCGTCGCCCGACGAATGAGAGCGGTGTGGCGCCAGCCGCTCGCCAAGATCGGTTGATCGCCATCGGTGCTTCCGCCGGCGGCCCGGCGGCGTTGGCCACGGTGCTGCGGGGTTTGCCGGCGGATTTCGCCGCAGCCATCGTAATTATCCAGCACGTCGACGAGCAGTTTGCCGCCGGCATGGCGCAATGGTTGGCCGCGCAATGCGCGTTGCCGGTGCGCTTGGCGCAAGAGGGTGAACGTCCGGTGGTTGGTACGGCGTTGCTCGCGGGTACCAGCGACCATCTGCGGTTGGTCACCGTCGATCGACTCGGTTATACCTCGGAGCCAGCGGATTACGGTTACCGCCCTTCGGTGGATGTGTTTTTCCACAGCGTCAGTCAGCGCTGGCAAGGCGAGGCGGTGGGCGTGCTGTTGACGGGGATGGGACAAGACGGCGCGTCGGGGTTGAAGGCGATGCGCGACAAGGGTTGCTACACGATTGCTCAGGATCAAACGACGAGCGCGGTTTACGGTATGCCGAAAGCGGCGGCGAAGTTGAATGCCGCTGTCGACATTCTTCCGGTCGAACGCATCGCGCCGACATTAATGGAAGTGCTGGCCCGCAAAGCGTGA